In uncultured Acidilobus sp. JCHS, the sequence GCTCTCGGCCCTCAGGCCCTCCGGGACCCTCGTCAGGCACGCGCCTCCCCTAAGGGCCAAGGGATCATGGGTCGACTCTAGGAGGGACGACCCAGGCCCCTCTGACGGACATCATGGCGAAGAGTGAGCTTCGTCAGGGTGAACCGAAATAATACCCTTCGCCCAGCTGTTGTTTGGGGCCTGGCTTTGGCCAAGGTAAGGAAGCCGGCTCACGCGGGCACCTTCTACCCAGCCCTCAGGGAAGAGCTCGTTAAGAGCATCGAGGAGAGCTTCCTTCACAGGCTGGGGCCTGGGAGCCTGCCCAGGGCCTCGCAGACCAGGCAGAGGGCCAGCGTGGGCTACCTGGTCCCCCACGCGGGCTACATGTACAGCGGTCCCGTGGCGGCCCACAGCTACTTCGCCCTCGCCAGGGAGGGGGCCCCTAAGGTGGTTGTTGTCGCGGGGCCCAACCACACGGGGCTCGGCGAGTCCGCCTCAGTCTGGCGTGGCGACGCCTGGGAGACGCCGCTGGGCCAGGTGGAGGTTGACCAGGAGGTCGCCAAGATGATAGTGAGCAACTCAAGGTTCTTCACCTTCGACGAGGAGGCTCACGTCTACGAGCACTCGGTCGAGGTGCAGGTGCCGTTCCTTCAGTACGTCTTCGGCTCGAACTTCAAGTTCATACCCATAGTGATAAAGCTCCAGACGCCCGAGGTCTCATTAGACCTTGCCTCGGCCCTGGTCAGGCTGATCAAGGAGAACGGCGTTGACTTGGTCTTCATAGCGAGCAGCGACATGAACCACTACGAGCCACACGACATCACTGTCAGGAAGGACCTTGAGGCGCTGAAGTTCGTTGAGGCCCTCGACTCAGAGGGCCTCTTCAGGGTCCTGGAGGCCGAGGACATAAGCATGTGCGGGCCTGGTCCCGCTATGACGTTACTCTACATGGGCAGGATGCTCGGAGCCCAGAGAGCCAAGGTGCTCATGCACGCCACCTCTGGTGACGTGACTGGGGAGAAGGACTGGGTCGTGGGCTACGCCTCGGCCGTAGTCCCGCTGCCAGGGGCTGAGCAGTCTTGAAGCTCTCCGTCACAGTGCCCCAGGTGCTCCTCGGGCTCCCGATGAAGGGGTCCCAGAACCCGTACCTGGTCTCGCCCGCGGGCGCCGCGGGCTTTGAGGCGTCCTATGAGGAGGGCTGCTCGGGCTTAAGGGTTGATAACGTACAGGCCGAGGTCGCGGGCAAACTGAACAACTTCTGGTCCAGGCTGGCCTCAGGCCTAGGCCTCAGCGGCTGCGCCTCGCTCTCGCTCACGTCAGGGAGGAGCTGGTCCCCCTCGTCGCTTTATGCGGCCTCAACTGTGGCCCTGCTGCACGTGGTGGCCAGGTCCCACGCTGACGTGCTTGACGAGTACGAGATAGTCGAGATGGGCCGCATGGCCGACCCATGGGAGGGGTCCCCGTGGTGGCAGGCCGTCATCGACGCCCTGAGGTTCTCCTCAGCGACAGGTAAGGTAGTTGCGTACAGAGGTGAGGAGGAGGCCATTGAGCTTGTAAAGGCCTCCGTCTCTGCCACCCCAGAGGCCTCTGAGGCCGTCGGTGAGGGCGTAGGCGCTGAGGAGCTGGGCGAGAGCGTCTACAACGCACTGGTCCACATCATAGGGGAGCTCGTGCTTGAGGCCTCTGAAGAGGTAAGGGGCGGGAGCGACCTAGCTAAGGCTGCCCTGAAGAGGCTGCGGGTCCAGAACGCCGTTGCCCACGCTATATATGGCGTCAGGACGCCCGAGGCGGGCTGCGTCTGGGTCCCAGGCCTCCCAGGGGTTCTTGAGCTTGTGTGCCTTAAGGGCTGACGTCGCCCTGAGGGCCTCCCCTAAGCTGTAATTTCTTATCTGAGAGCGCTTAACCCCTTGGGGAGCGACTTGGGCTGCCGTGAGGCGGTGGTCAAGCTGGGCGGCTCGGCCATCACGATCAAGTCGTCACCTGAGACCGTTAACTGGGAGTCGCTGAGCAGGGTTGTCTCGACCCTGGCGTCCTTCGTGAGGTCAGGGGGCAGGCTAATTGTCGTCCACGGCGGGGGGAGCTTCGGCCACTACGCTGTGGACAGGCTGCAGCGTGAGAGGGGCTCGCTGGGCCCCCTTGAGGTCGCTGAGGTCCAGAGGGCGATGCTGGTCCTGGCCATGGCGGTCATCAGCGAGCTGACGGGGGCCGGGGTCCCAGCGACGCTACACCCCGCCCACACCATGTGCAGGTCCCAGACCTCCTGCGACCTGAGGCCTATGGTGAGCGACTATGAGGCTGGGCTCGTCCCCGTGACCTACGGCGACGCCGTGCTATGTTGCGGCAGAGGGGAGATAGTTAGCGGGGACTACCTGGCCTCCCAGCTCGCTACCCTCGTCAAAGCTGAGTGCCTGATATACGTCACCGACGTAAAGGGTGTCCTGGGGCCTGACGGCTCCGTGATGAGGCAGGTGAGGCCTGGCGAGCCTATAGGGGCCCTTAGGTCATCAGGGCCTGACGTTACAGGGGGCATCAGCAGGAAGATATTGGAGGCCGCCTCGTCCGCCGCCAAGGTCGTGAGGATAGTCCACTGGGAGGACCTGGACAGGGCGCTGAGGGGCGAGGAGGTGGGGACACTCGTAGTGAGGTAGCGGCGTCAGTTCGGGGGTTCCGTTTTCTTCACAGGTCAAGCCATGCCAGGGTCCTCATCCGCCGCCGCTATACCTGTAGCTTCCAGGGGGTTCAGCTCTCATATAGATTCGTGTTGCCTTACGGTCATCGCCTCATCCCTGTTCCCCCGCACCCCGCTCGGGCTTTCATCGGGCTTGGGGGCGTTCAGGGCCACCCCAGGGGCCCCACATCTTGAGTGCTCGGTTATGTACATCCTGTATGTGCTGATTGCGGTGACAACTTATAAACCTACATGAAAGTTGAAACAGCTACGTAGGGCTTTTTACAAATGAAAGCCTAGCCCTTTAGGTCTGGGAGGAGGTCAGGATGTCCTGCCCTAGAGCTTGAAGTCAGGCCACAGCCTCCTGGCGACCTGTTCGTCCAGCTCAATGCCGAGGCCCGGTTCGTCGGTGAGCCTTATCACGCCCTCCGTGACGTCAATCACTCTCTTCCTGCCCTTTACCAGGTCGTTCCAGAAGGGCAGGTCGTGACCGTGGAACTCAAGGGCCCCGAACGTGTTTGAGACGGAGGCGGCGTGCGCCGCCGCCATGGTCGCTATGGGGGACCCTATGTTATGGGGTGACACCTCAATGTCGTACAGCGATGCCAGCTCCTCCACCCTCCTGAGCTCCGTTAGCCCTCCTACCTTAGCCACGTCAGGGCCCCAGACCAGGGGGCCTAAGTTGACCAGCTCCTTGAACTGATAGACAGTGTAGAGGTTCTCGCCCACCTCTATGGGCACTGAGCACTTAGAGGTTATCACCTTGAGCTCGTCGAAGTTGGTCAAAGTGGTCACTGCGGAGGTTGGGTCCTCAACCCACCTCGGCCTTATGGGCTCAAGGGCCCTACAGATGGCCACGGCGGTGTTAACGTCGTACCTCCAGTGAAGGTCAAACATGAGGTCTACGTCATCGCCCACCGCCTTCCTCGCGGCCCTGGCCAGCGAGGCCAGGAAGTCCACCTCGGCGTTGTTGAGCCTGCCGGACCTCAGCCTCCTTGGGTCAGAGTAGGGGGTCGGCACGTCCAGGTCGAACTTGATCGCTCTCCAGCCCTCCGCCTTCAGCTCCTTGGCCCTCCTCGCGTAGGCCTCCGGCGAGTAGTCCTCGTTCCACCTCTCGGCTGTGAGCCTGCCATGAACTGGCATAGGGGCTGTCAGCCTCCCCTTCTCCACCTCCTTGGCCTCAGCTAACCACGGCGGCTCGACAGGGATCAGGGTGGAGTCCATGGCCTCCAGCCCCTTGCCGCCGTGAGCGTCTACGTAGACCGGGACCTCTGTCCTGTCGCCGCCCAGGAGGACGTAAACTGGGACGTTGAGGTACTTCCCTATGAGGTCGTAAAGGGCCATGTCGATGGCCGAGATTATGTGGTATGCTGAGGTCCCGGCATATAGCGTGGCCCACCTGAGCTTCTGGAGGACCCTGTTCACCTTAAGGGCGTCCTCGCCCATCAGGAGCCTGCCCAGCCTCTCCGCTATCTCTGAGCCCCCAGGCGTCGGCCCAGCCTCGCCCGTCCCATAGAGGTCGCCTGCGTACACCCTAACGAAAGTCCACTCAAAGTTAGCCTGTACAGTGAAGTGTGAGAAGCCCGTTATCTTAAGTTCCAAAACACCCTTCCCCAGGCGCTTTCCGTTCGGTTGACCCATAAAGGGCTTGATGAAGGCCCTTCACGACTATACGGCGTCCGCAATTAGCTAAATTAGCTTGCTTAGTTACCGGTTCCACGGTTGTGGGCTTGACTAAGCCCTGGGAGAGCCTCTTCCCTGGAGGCCTGCCCTACGTGGAGCCCATAGATGAGCCTGTCTTCAGGCTCCTCGACGCCCAGGCTGATAAGGCGCCGGAGAGGTGCGCGGCTGTTCAGCTTGAGACAGGGGTCTGCTACACCTGGAGGGTCCTCAGGGACCTCTCATCAAGGGTGGCGGGCCTCCTCAGGTCACTTGGCGCCAAGAGGGGCTCACAGGTGCTCTTCGCGGCCTTCAACAGGATAGAGGCCCTAGCCGGCCTGCTTGGGATAATGAGGTCAGGCGCCGTCGCCGTCCTCGTGGACCCGCTGACCATATCGGAGGACCTCGCCATGCAGCTTGAGGGGAAGGGCATAAGGGTTGGCGTGGTCTCCTCGGCTTTCTACGAGCGCGAGGCCGAGACGCTGAGGAGGTCAGGGCTCACCGACGTTATCGTCGTTGACGGGTCCCCGAAGGAGGTGGGGCCGAAGGTCCACACGCTTTCAGAGGCCCTCGGCAGTGATGAGGTGATAGGTGATGACGTTGATGGCTCCTCGAGGTCCGTCATAATGTACTACGCCGGGATAGCCGGCAGGACCATGCAGGTGTACCACACCCACAGGGCGCTCTCAACGGCCGTTGAGGCGCTAAGGGTCAGCATGGCCCTGGACTTCACGCCCATATCCATCGTGGTAGCGCCCATAACCCACGTCCTCGGCCTGCAGGTAAGCACCCTCACGCCGCTGGCCAGCGGGGGCTCTGTGGTCATGATGCAGAGGTGGGATGAGATACTTGCAGCCAGGGCCCTGGCCTACTATGGCATAAACTTCGTCTCAGGGGCGCCTCTAATGCACGACACCTTGGCGGACGCCGTGGCCAAGCTGGGCGTCAGGCCGGGCGTCAGGCTAGGCCTCTCAGGCGGGGCGCCTCTCAGGCCTGAGACTCAGGACAAGTTCTTGAAGTCACTAGGGGCGCCCCTGGTGCAGTTCTACGGCATGACCGAGACGTGGGTGCTCACCTACCAGCCTCTGGCGGTTAAGGAAGTCAAGGGCACAGTAGGCGCGCCCATAGCGGACGTTGACGTGAAGGTGGTAAACCCGGACAACCCGTCCGAGGAGAGGGGGACAGGCGAGGTAGGGGAGCTCCTGGTCAAGGCGCCCTGGCTCATGGAGGGCTATGAGGACGCTGAGGAGACGAAGAAGGCGTTCTACAACGGGTGGCTCAGGACAGGTGACCTCTTAATGATGGACGAGAAGGGCCTGCTGTACTTCAGGGGCGTGAGGAAGCGCATGATCAAGTACAAGGCCTACCCGATATTCCCCAGAGACCTCGAGGTCCTCCTGATGAGGCATGAGGCTGTCCAGCAGGCCTACGTCTATGGTGAGCCTGACCCCGAGGTTGGGGAGAGGCCCGTGGCCAAGGTGGTCCTGAGGCCTGGGAAGTCAGCCAGTGAGCAGGAGCTGCTCAACTTCGTGAACTCAAGGGTAGCGTTCTACAAGAGGCTTCACAGGGTCTACATAGTTAGCTCTATCTAGACGACCTAGAGGACCTGCGCCTGCCCTCCTTCTTAGCCTCGGAGGCCCCCTGGCTCGGCACGCCAAAGAGGTCAAGGGTCAGCTGGCCCCTCTTCTCCGCAGGCCTCTCCTGGGGCTGCTCGGTCCCCTTCTTGGCCGTAGCCTCTGCCTTGGCGCCCCGCCTGAGCTCCTGTCTCACCTTCTCGGCTGCCCTCATTATCTCGCGGGCCCTCGCGCCGGCCAGGTACTGGACCTCGTCCTCCGTCAGGTCGTAGGACACAACCATTCCAGCGGCCCTCTCAACGTCGCCCTGCCTGAACATTATAAGGAGGTAGGGGAGGACGTCAGCCTTGAACGTAGCCATCGAGACGCCCAGGCGAGGCGCGACCTTGGCCGCCACGCTGTCCCTCAGCTCCCTGATCTCCCTGAGCTTGGCCATCATCGTTATCTTAGACGGGTAAGCGTACCTGTTCTTGAGGATCTCGCCGCTCTTGCGCGCCATGGCGACGCCCGGACCCATCATGTCGAACACGTACGTCAGGAAGTCCCAGTCCCCGCCCTTCGCCCTTGAGAGGAAGAGGCTGGCCCTTGAGAGGGCGTCCCAGGCCCTGAAGGCGTCCTCGGGGTCGCCGTACTTGTTAGGTATGTTGTCGTTAAGCCAGGCCAGCAGGGTCTCGTAGTCCTCCTCCGAGCTCAAGACAGCCTTCCTGGCCTGCCAGCCCTCCTTGGCGTAGAAGATTCCGTTGAGGGTACGCCACAGGTCGATGCTCTTGTCCCTCCCCCTCACGAGAGCCCTGACCAGCTCCATTGTGACCTTCCCATAGCCCTCGGCGACTGCCTCCAGGTCGTTTATGCAGGCCCTCACGTCGCCCATGTTCTTCTCAGCTATGTACCTTAGGGCCTCCCTGTCGCACTCTATGCCCTCCTTGTTGCATATGTTCTGGAGGAGCCCCACTACGTTGTTAAGCGTCAGCTCCTTGAACTGAACCATCAGGACCTGCTCCCTGAGGGGCTTTAGCGCGTCCTGCCAGGGGTCATTGGCCGTCAGGACTATAGGGTTCTGGGTGTTAGGTATGATCCTCAGGAGCTCCTCAATGCCCCCAGCGTCCCCCCTAGCGCTCATGCCGTCAACCTCGTCAAGGAGGATGAGGAGGAGCCGCCCGAAAAGCGGCCTCCTGAAGGCGGCCATGCCGACGGTCTTCCTTATGTCCTCGGCCCTCCTGTAGTCGCTCGCGTTGAGCTCCAGGAGCTCGAGCTTGTAGTCCCTCACTATGGCCTCTACAAGGCTCGTCTTGCCGACGCCAGGGGGGCCGTAGAGGAGGGCCGCCCTCTTGCTTGGGACCTTGCCGGCAAGCCAGCTCTCTATCCAGGTGAGCAGCTGGCTCTTGGCCTCCTCCTGGTCTACCACCTCGTCCACGCGCTTGGGCCTGTACTTGATCACCCAGGGCAGCCTTGCGGGGGCCTCGCTCATGATGTCGCCCCGTACTTCCTGCCCATCATAGAGAGCCACGCCAGGAAGGCGCTGAGCTGGATATCATCGTCGCTGCCTTCAACTATCCTGAAGTGTATCTCACCCAGGTAGTCAGCCACCAGGACCCTCAGCTCCTCGGGCATCTTGAGATCGGCTGAGAAGATCTCCCTGTGAACCTGCCTCACCACGTCCTCTCCGCTGAGCCCATACTCTATCATGAGCTTCCTCAGCAGCTCACGGGCCCCTGTGAAGTCGCCCTTGAGGGCTACCTCGACCATCTCCCTTATGTCCTTTGGCCTCGCCATGCCTATGACCCTGTAGACGGAGTCCACCGTCACCTTGCCGAGCGAGGCGGCCGTCTGCAGTATGTTAATGGCCTTCCTCATGTCGCCCTCCGACACATCATATATGGCTTCGAGCGCGTCCTCATCGTAAGAGGCCTTCTCGTTATCGGCTATGAACTTCAGTCTCGACACGACGTCCTCCTTGGAGAGCGGGGTGAACCTAAAGAAGGCGCACCTGCTCTGTAACGCGTCTATAATCTTGGAGGGGTAGTTGGCGGCCAGTATGAACCGCGTGTTGTTGCTGTAGAGCTCCATCAGCCTCCTGAGGGCTTGCTGGGCGTCTGCCGTCATGTTGTCAGCCTCATCGAGGAGGACTATCTTGAAGGGTATGTCAGGCGGCGTCCTGCTCCTGGCGAACTCCTTGACCTTCTCCCTTATGGTGTCTATGCCCCTCTCGTCGCTGGCGTTCAGCTCCAGCATGAACTGCCTGTACCCCTCGCCGTAAAGGTCATGGGCCAGGGCGTGGGCCGCCGTCGTCTTGCCTGTCCCAGGCGGGCCGGCGAAGAGCAGGTGGGGCATGTTCTTCTCCTTGACGAACCTCTTGAGCCTGTCGACTATCTCCCTCTGGTTCACTATCTCATCGAGGGTGCGGGGCCTGTACTTCTCGGCCCACAGGAGCTCAAGCGCTGTGCTCAAGGTCCTTCCCCTAACTGCTTGGCCAGGGGAGCTAATAAGGGCGATAAGGGTTGAGGCCGTCAGGGCTTAGCTAAAGGTGATATAAGGGGGTCTTTGATAAAAGTCTCCGGCCCGGCTTGGTTTTCTCCGGCCCCCTCTCTGCTTATTGCTTCTCAGGGACAACCCATAAGGGGGCAGGCTTGAAGCTGACGGAGAGGCTCAGGCTGATAGAGCTCGACTCGCTGCTGAGGCCTGTAAGGGTGATGATACTTAGGGATCACGTCTTGACGCTGCCGGAGGGGAAGCTCAGCGTTAAGAAGGGTGACGAGGTCGAGGTGCCCAGGTGGATGGTTCAGACCCTCATGTCAAGGGGTGTGGCTAAGCCCAAGGACGTCGTTGACGTGAACTACATAAACAGCTACCACTACAAAGAGAGGAGGACCTCCGCGATCACACAGCTCAGTCAGCTCCCCCAGGACTTCTACGTGGCCGTGGGCGAGTACCTGAGGAGGCTTGATGAGGAGATAAGGGCCCAGCCCTCCCATATGCTTATAAATGACAGAGACGTCAGCGAGAAGAGCCTACTTGAGCTCTCCCAGCTGAGGCTCAACAAGATAATGAGGCTTGCCCAGACCGACACTGAGGAGGACGTCCTGGGCAACATGACCCCCGAGGAGGCGTTGGTCTACTCCGTTATCAGGGAGACCGTCAACTCGTGGCGTAAGTACATTCAGTCCCTGATCGGGGGTGGCGCCCAGTGAGCGAGGGCGTTCAGGAGCAGCTAATGGTTGGGGAGAAGTTCAAGGAGTTCCTGAGGAGCTTCAAGGACGCCACGGGCCTTAAGTACATGAACAGAATACACAGGATGATGAACCTTGACATGACTAGCCTTTTAGTTGACTACCCGGACCTCTACAGGCACGACCCTGAGCTTGCAGTCCTCCTGGTGGACAACCCGAGACCTGTCCTTAAGCAGTTCGACGACGCGCTCAAGGAGGTGATCGCCGCCGAGGACCCCGACTACGCTAAGAGGAAGGGCAAGTTCCACGTGAGGATTCAGGGGCTTTACGAGACCACCAAGATAAGGGACGTAAAGACGAGCCACATAGGCAAGCTCGTACAGATAGAGGGCATAATCACCAGGATGAGGCCTGTCAGGAGCAAGATGATCAAGGCGGCCTTCAGACATGAGAAGGAGGGGTGTAACGCTGAGTTCCTGTGGCCAGAGGGAGAGGACGAGCTAATTGAGGACAAGATAGAGAGGCCGCCTGTCTGCCCGGTCTGCCACGAGGCCGGCGGGAGGTTCGTCCTTCTCAGGGACAAGTCCATCTACATAGACTGGCAGGAGCTGACCCTCCAGGAGAGGCCTGAGGACGTGCCAGGAGGCCAGATGCCGAGAAGCATAGCTGTCGAGCTGACGGAGGACCTAGTTGACATAGCTAGGCCTGGCGACCTGGTGACAGTGGTCGGCATAGTTGAGCCCTCCCCCGCCGGAAGCGATAAGAGCCCTCTCTTCGAGCTGAGGGTGAGGGCCAACAGCTTACGCGTCTCTGAGAAGATCCTGGAGGAGGTAGCGATAACGAGGGAGGACGAGGAGAAGATACTTGAGCTCGCTAAGGACCCATGGGTCAGGGAGAGGATCGTAGCCAGCATAGCGCCGTCGATCTACGGCCACTGGGACCTGAAGGAGGCCATAGCCCTTCAGCTCTTCAGCGGCGTACAGAAGGTGATGCCGGACGGCACCAGGATAAGGGGCGACATACACGTCCTCTTCGTAGGAGACCCCGGCGTCGCCAAGAGCCAGCTGCTCCAGTCCGCCTCAAGGATAGCGCCCAGGTCCGTCTTCACGAGCGGCAAGGGCTCCACGGCGGCCGGCCTCACAGCGGCAGTCCTCAAGGACCCCAAGACCAGCGAGTACTTCCTGGAGGCCGGCGCCCTAGTCCTTGCGGACGGCGGGCTCGCCGTTATTGACGAGTTCGACAAGATGAGGCCTGAGGACAGGGTCTCAATACACGAGGCTATGGAGCAGCAGACTGTCAGCATATCAAAGGCCGGCATCGTGGCCAGGCTCAACGCGAGGGCGGCCGTCCTGGCGGCAGGCAACCCCAAGTACGGCCTCTACGACCCGCAGAGGTCCTTCATAGATAACGTTAACCTGCCCCCTACGGTGCTCTCCAGGTTTGACCTCATATTCGTGGTCAGGGACCTGGTGTCCAAGGATCATGACGAGAGGCTGGCCAGGTACATACTTGACGTCCACAGTGACTTCAGCAGGTTCACCCCTGAGATCGACCCCCAGCTCCTCAAGAAGTACGTGATATACGCAAGGAGGTACTATAGGCCCAAGCTGAGCGAAGAGGCCAAGGAGATAATACAGGAGTTCTTCGTGACCATGAGGTCCACGGCCCTCAAGTACGGCTCTGAGGGGCAGATACCAGTGCCGGTGACGGCAAGGCAGCTGGAGGCCCTCGTGAGGCTCTCGGAGGCCCATGCCAGGATGGGACTTAAGGATACAGTCACCGCTGAGGACGCCGAGGAGGCCATAAGGCTCATGCTCTCCTTCCTCTCCTCAGTAGGGCTTGACATCGAGTCAGGCGCCATAGACATCGGCATAATATCAACAGGCGCCCCCTTCCATACAAGGAAGCTCATGACGGTCATAACTGACACCATTAAGAGGCTAAGCGAGGACGGAAGGCCATGCGTAAAGCATGAGGACCTTATCAAGGAGGTCGTTAACATCACTAAAGCCTCAAAGGAAAAGGCGGAGGAGGCCATAGCCAAGATGAAGCAGCAGGGCCTAATTATAGAGCGCAGGCCCGAGTGCTACACGGTCATGTGAGGGGGTAGGCCTGCAGCTCCCAGCGATAGTCTCCAAGCTTATGAAGGCCCTAGGCTACGAGGACCTGTACCCGCCCCAGAGGGCCGCCCTGGAGGCAGGCGTAGCAGATGGCGACAGCC encodes:
- a CDS encoding Acyl-CoA synthetases (AMP-forming)/AMP-acid ligases II, with product MTKPWESLFPGGLPYVEPIDEPVFRLLDAQADKAPERCAAVQLETGVCYTWRVLRDLSSRVAGLLRSLGAKRGSQVLFAAFNRIEALAGLLGIMRSGAVAVLVDPLTISEDLAMQLEGKGIRVGVVSSAFYEREAETLRRSGLTDVIVVDGSPKEVGPKVHTLSEALGSDEVIGDDVDGSSRSVIMYYAGIAGRTMQVYHTHRALSTAVEALRVSMALDFTPISIVVAPITHVLGLQVSTLTPLASGGSVVMMQRWDEILAARALAYYGINFVSGAPLMHDTLADAVAKLGVRPGVRLGLSGGAPLRPETQDKFLKSLGAPLVQFYGMTETWVLTYQPLAVKEVKGTVGAPIADVDVKVVNPDNPSEERGTGEVGELLVKAPWLMEGYEDAEETKKAFYNGWLRTGDLLMMDEKGLLYFRGVRKRMIKYKAYPIFPRDLEVLLMRHEAVQQAYVYGEPDPEVGERPVAKVVLRPGKSASEQELLNFVNSRVAFYKRLHRVYIVSSI
- a CDS encoding ATPase related to the helicase subunit of the Holliday junction resolvase → MSEAPARLPWVIKYRPKRVDEVVDQEEAKSQLLTWIESWLAGKVPSKRAALLYGPPGVGKTSLVEAIVRDYKLELLELNASDYRRAEDIRKTVGMAAFRRPLFGRLLLILLDEVDGMSARGDAGGIEELLRIIPNTQNPIVLTANDPWQDALKPLREQVLMVQFKELTLNNVVGLLQNICNKEGIECDREALRYIAEKNMGDVRACINDLEAVAEGYGKVTMELVRALVRGRDKSIDLWRTLNGIFYAKEGWQARKAVLSSEEDYETLLAWLNDNIPNKYGDPEDAFRAWDALSRASLFLSRAKGGDWDFLTYVFDMMGPGVAMARKSGEILKNRYAYPSKITMMAKLREIRELRDSVAAKVAPRLGVSMATFKADVLPYLLIMFRQGDVERAAGMVVSYDLTEDEVQYLAGARAREIMRAAEKVRQELRRGAKAEATAKKGTEQPQERPAEKRGQLTLDLFGVPSQGASEAKKEGRRRSSRSSR
- a CDS encoding putative ATPase involved in replication control, Cdc46/Mcm family; the protein is MSEGVQEQLMVGEKFKEFLRSFKDATGLKYMNRIHRMMNLDMTSLLVDYPDLYRHDPELAVLLVDNPRPVLKQFDDALKEVIAAEDPDYAKRKGKFHVRIQGLYETTKIRDVKTSHIGKLVQIEGIITRMRPVRSKMIKAAFRHEKEGCNAEFLWPEGEDELIEDKIERPPVCPVCHEAGGRFVLLRDKSIYIDWQELTLQERPEDVPGGQMPRSIAVELTEDLVDIARPGDLVTVVGIVEPSPAGSDKSPLFELRVRANSLRVSEKILEEVAITREDEEKILELAKDPWVRERIVASIAPSIYGHWDLKEAIALQLFSGVQKVMPDGTRIRGDIHVLFVGDPGVAKSQLLQSASRIAPRSVFTSGKGSTAAGLTAAVLKDPKTSEYFLEAGALVLADGGLAVIDEFDKMRPEDRVSIHEAMEQQTVSISKAGIVARLNARAAVLAAGNPKYGLYDPQRSFIDNVNLPPTVLSRFDLIFVVRDLVSKDHDERLARYILDVHSDFSRFTPEIDPQLLKKYVIYARRYYRPKLSEEAKEIIQEFFVTMRSTALKYGSEGQIPVPVTARQLEALVRLSEAHARMGLKDTVTAEDAEEAIRLMLSFLSSVGLDIESGAIDIGIISTGAPFHTRKLMTVITDTIKRLSEDGRPCVKHEDLIKEVVNITKASKEKAEEAIAKMKQQGLIIERRPECYTVM
- a CDS encoding putative dioxygenase, whose amino-acid sequence is MAKVRKPAHAGTFYPALREELVKSIEESFLHRLGPGSLPRASQTRQRASVGYLVPHAGYMYSGPVAAHSYFALAREGAPKVVVVAGPNHTGLGESASVWRGDAWETPLGQVEVDQEVAKMIVSNSRFFTFDEEAHVYEHSVEVQVPFLQYVFGSNFKFIPIVIKLQTPEVSLDLASALVRLIKENGVDLVFIASSDMNHYEPHDITVRKDLEALKFVEALDSEGLFRVLEAEDISMCGPGPAMTLLYMGRMLGAQRAKVLMHATSGDVTGEKDWVVGYASAVVPLPGAEQS
- a CDS encoding GINS complex subunit Sld5, coding for MKLTERLRLIELDSLLRPVRVMILRDHVLTLPEGKLSVKKGDEVEVPRWMVQTLMSRGVAKPKDVVDVNYINSYHYKERRTSAITQLSQLPQDFYVAVGEYLRRLDEEIRAQPSHMLINDRDVSEKSLLELSQLRLNKIMRLAQTDTEEDVLGNMTPEEALVYSVIRETVNSWRKYIQSLIGGGAQ
- a CDS encoding L-alanine-DL-glutamate epimerase and related enzymes of enolase superfamily, with amino-acid sequence MELKITGFSHFTVQANFEWTFVRVYAGDLYGTGEAGPTPGGSEIAERLGRLLMGEDALKVNRVLQKLRWATLYAGTSAYHIISAIDMALYDLIGKYLNVPVYVLLGGDRTEVPVYVDAHGGKGLEAMDSTLIPVEPPWLAEAKEVEKGRLTAPMPVHGRLTAERWNEDYSPEAYARRAKELKAEGWRAIKFDLDVPTPYSDPRRLRSGRLNNAEVDFLASLARAARKAVGDDVDLMFDLHWRYDVNTAVAICRALEPIRPRWVEDPTSAVTTLTNFDELKVITSKCSVPIEVGENLYTVYQFKELVNLGPLVWGPDVAKVGGLTELRRVEELASLYDIEVSPHNIGSPIATMAAAHAASVSNTFGALEFHGHDLPFWNDLVKGRKRVIDVTEGVIRLTDEPGLGIELDEQVARRLWPDFKL
- a CDS encoding DNA polymerase III, gamma/tau subunit, yielding MSTALELLWAEKYRPRTLDEIVNQREIVDRLKRFVKEKNMPHLLFAGPPGTGKTTAAHALAHDLYGEGYRQFMLELNASDERGIDTIREKVKEFARSRTPPDIPFKIVLLDEADNMTADAQQALRRLMELYSNNTRFILAANYPSKIIDALQSRCAFFRFTPLSKEDVVSRLKFIADNEKASYDEDALEAIYDVSEGDMRKAINILQTAASLGKVTVDSVYRVIGMARPKDIREMVEVALKGDFTGARELLRKLMIEYGLSGEDVVRQVHREIFSADLKMPEELRVLVADYLGEIHFRIVEGSDDDIQLSAFLAWLSMMGRKYGATS
- a CDS encoding putative archaeal kinase, producing the protein MGCREAVVKLGGSAITIKSSPETVNWESLSRVVSTLASFVRSGGRLIVVHGGGSFGHYAVDRLQRERGSLGPLEVAEVQRAMLVLAMAVISELTGAGVPATLHPAHTMCRSQTSCDLRPMVSDYEAGLVPVTYGDAVLCCGRGEIVSGDYLASQLATLVKAECLIYVTDVKGVLGPDGSVMRQVRPGEPIGALRSSGPDVTGGISRKILEAASSAAKVVRIVHWEDLDRALRGEEVGTLVVR